The Brienomyrus brachyistius isolate T26 chromosome 7, BBRACH_0.4, whole genome shotgun sequence DNA segment CAGAAGTGGGAGGGGGAACGTGATAGCAGACAGAAAAATGGGAAACAGGGCAGCGGTGGGAGTGTTCAGATGCGTTTTCTTTTACGATAGTGCTCAGTATAGCATAGCTATGTAAAATCTATTCCTGTTTGGCTTATTTTAGATGGTATCAAAGTGGCCGGGCTGTAAACAGACTACAAGACCACAAAAGACCTCACTGAACTAATAACTAAATATTAAGGTTACTCTACTTATACATGATTTaatgataagcggtttggaaaatggatggagggatgaaacTTCTTCCCCTCCCTCCTATGGGTCCTTATTTTTATGACTTATGTACACAAAGAAGCGCTTATCTGACCATTAACATCTCAGTATTGTCAGAGACCTTTAAACACTGGAGATGCAAGTGCTTATTCAATTAGAACCTTTCAGCATTAACAGGACAAGAGACGATATCtggttctgtgttttggtttggATGGCTAAACCTGCTACGCTGTAGCTTTCCTGGTGCCTTGTAGTGGAATTTGTCTTGCAATTGTTTCTCCATATTATATTATTTGGCACGTGCCTTTATACaaagtgatatatatatatatatatatatatatatatatatatatattttttaaaagcaggGTACAGTTTACAACTGGGAGTAAAGGACCTTGCTCACAAGTGTGTCGATaagatcactctgccaaccatgggattcgaaccaacaaccttctgttcaCAAGCACAGCattctaacccactgagccacacagctcCATCATGTTCTTGGCCAATGTTAACACAGTCACTCACTGTAGCCATCAGACTCGTCCAGGATCTCTGACTTGATGATCTCCTCGATGACGTCCTCCAGCGTGACCAGGCCCAGCACCTCGTAGAAGGGGTCACCCTCACCCTCATTGTTAACCTTCTGCACGATGGCCATGTGGGAGTTTCCTGAGGTAGACAGACAGTTAGCCACATGCTCTGTGTGGGGGTTGCAAACCCCCAGTGCACAGGCTGGTCATAACAAGAAACTTTAAATTGTAAAAATACCTTAAACAATCCACTTGTGGTCTCAAAAGTTCCATAAAATCATTTGGGGACTAGCATCTTAGAGTAGCAAGTTTTCAGACTCTCTGATTAAATGCCAATACATATTACATATAGTTCCTGAAGGTTCTTCATGCATAGAACCACATCGGTTCCAAAGGTGGACTAGGAAGGCAGATGAATCAGCTCACCTTTCTTGAATTCCTCCAGCATGGCATCCAGTTTGGTGTCATTGAAGACAAAGTGCAGGGGATGGTTGTAGAACTTGGTGATCGTACTCATGGGCGTACAGTCCTCGGGGTCTACCAGTGCCAGGTCCTTAACGTACAGAATTTCCACAATGTTGGAGCGCTCTTCTTCATAAACAGGGACTCGCGTGTAGCCACTCTGCATAATCTCCGACATGGTCCCAAAGTCCAGAACGGCAGTGGAGGGAAGCATGAAACAGTCTTTCAGGGGAGTTAAGATGTCCTCCACTGTTTTGGTCCTGAGTGCACCTCTGCTGAACTCCTCCTTAACAAATTCGTTGTAGGGGTCGTTGACATTAGTTCTGATCATCTCCATGGTCTTCTCACGTATGTTGCAAGTGCTGATATCTCTGCGCAATATCAAATCCAACAGTAGTCCCAGCGGGCAAGACAAAGGGCAAGTCAGCACCATGCATATCTGGGCGATCCATGTCATGTTTGGTGCGAGTTGGAACCCATACCCGGAGCATACGATGTGCGGCAGcagttcagccaccagaaagaTAAGGGCGCCGCATGCAAATATAGCAGAGACGATGCATCCTAAGACATGGTAGAAGAGTATCCCAAGTGCAGCATGGCCCAATGCGCAGATAAACAGCAAGGAGCATATCAGGAAATTACCCCGTCTCCTGAGGGGTTCCAGGCGCTTCGCAGCCCGCTTCTCCTCCTCAGAACCGCAACTGTGCAACACGTAGAGCTCCAAAGGATCAAGCCAAAGCAGGCTCAGCTTCAGGATTTTAAACACGCTACATGCAATGATCAGCAGGACTATGCACAGGGCATATCCCCACACAGGGAGAAACGGCTCAGATGAATTCTCGACAATGTGTAATCTTTCCGTTCCGACCGATACCCAATTAACGCCTTTTAAGATGCACAACTTATGGTATTTGGGATTGCTCTTCTGCTCGCCGTCCAGCGCAGGCGAGATGCTTTTCTTCGTCTGCACGGTTATAAGCCCGCTATGATTATCGGCCGCCTGGAAGTCGCTGACTTGGAACTCGGCCGAGGTCCGGCGGCTCTCCTCCTCACACGGGTCCGTGTTAGTCTCCCTCGTAGCTTCAGCGAAAGCGACCCACGGCCAAGTCCCATTAACCAGATAGAAGCCGAACAATCGCAGCCGAAAAGAGACACCGTACGGCGCAGAGACGTCCCGCCCCTTCATAGAAACTCCAGTCTTGGGCTCTTCCAGTCGCAACCCCAAAACCTCCGGGGCTTGCTGGCCGTACGTGCCGAACCCAAACCCACAAGAGAACAATATCATCAACAAGAAACGTAAGCCTACCGAGCCGACCACCATATTGGAATTGGGCAGCTGGGCTCTGTTCAAGTCACGTGACACCCAGCCCGACTTACGAGCGTCTCCGACGCCGGGCAAAGCGATCGGCGGGAGGTGAAGTCCACGACTATCTCTTATGGCACACGCGTCACCTTCAGTATGCCTTTTTAAAACGCTGTCAGAGTGCAACTACTGCTCAGATCAAATAAGCGCATCGCGGCTTTCTTGCCATTGACATTCCTATTTCTCGGACACCACGGCAGAAAACCGCTTTGCTTTCGTCGCCATTTTGGCTCAAAAGCCACGGTATAGTATAGGACGCGCGGTCTCTGTCGTCGAGCTACAATGGACGCAGTTTCTCGTTGCCCTGGCTGTCTTCTAACTTGAGTTTGGCATATATATCGTGTAAACAAGTCTCTCTTGTTTAAAGGAGCACCATAAATGGTACTAGCATAAAACAAGTGGTCTTTATTTCCTCTGTTTTGCCTACCTCATATTCACTCTTTCGGACAACATCAATTGATTGCTTAAGTAATTATTTCTAAGACTAATCTCCTTTCAGTTACCAAGTAACAAAAACAATCCACTTGaggactttaaaaacacaactacGGTCCACTGTTAATAATTCAGGAACACATTCTGCCCTTATTCCGACCAATATATGGTCTGCAAGCAAAGTGTATATTTAAATAATTCGAATATTGTATATAAAGAAAGATAAGTTTACTTTTTGCTAGAAACATGACTTACCGCACAATTCATTGTGGTAGTTTAATGCTAGTCATACCATTATGGACTGATTTTCTACTCTGAGCCATTTCTGTTAATCTGTTTTAGCCTTTACTGATATATTAAACAGGCAAAAAGGTGTATATGACACTAAGCGATTTACTCGCTAAACCCATTGCTGTCTGCCGTGCACCCATTGCTTGTGGGATAGGCTGAGAACCGCGGGACTGCATAGGGTAattgggtatagaaaatggatggatggatggatgaaaaatattcatttacTAGAAATGTGGTTATACTTTTCTACAGAAAAAAACGGAAAACATCTGGTTTAAATAGAGAAATATATCTCAGGTTTATTAACTTTTCTTCAAAACTGCTTAGGACTGTTAATTATAAAACATTATGTACACATCGTCTCAAGGTAAAACATGCAAGGAAGAAACAGTacaatacatttacattttaaaagtcATTCCACTCTTCTCTCTTAGCTTACAttagataaataaaaatattgcttGTCAAAAAGACTTATACAATGCATTCAGAGTACAAAAGTGGCCACTCTGAAGACTACCATACCCAGTCCTTAAAATATgacatttctttgtattataacAATACCACAATTGGCAATGTAGGGATTGTAATTAGCAAATAAAAGTGAATTATTTCAATAGTAATTTTATTTCACTGTTTTTTTGTCTGCAAATGGCACCACAAAGACAAGGGGTGACCCTGCATGGTTTCCAGTCAAGGGAAGTAGAGTTTGGGCCTCAAAAGGTCTTGGTAACATAATCATTTAGGTCAAAGATTTGTGGGGGAAACAGATTGAAGCAGAAGTAGATTTGGACAACTGTAATGTCCAGGATACCCTCTTCCCTTGATAAAGTGCTTAGCGTGTGAGCCTGTATTACCAGTGGCCTTTTGGCAACAGGCCTCACTACATAAGGTTGGTCAAGGGAAGTTAGGCCTCTAGATAGTCATTCTAGACCATGGCATGTTGGAGCAGCAGTGcccaggtggggggaggggctgcaggGTCCAAGATGAGATTGCCTCAGCTAGCCGTAATTGATTTTGCTGCCTCACATTATGCCACTTGTACTACAGACATAGTTTAGTGCCAGGGAATGGATCACTTAACATAGGGGTCTCcagctccggtcctggagagtcactgtccagcaggttttctgttctatctggcttctgatgagccacacttgctctcaggtaaataccaggaacaggtgtggctcaacagagccaggtaggatggaaaacctgctggacagtagctctccaggaccggagctgGAGACTCCTGAGTCTTAAAAGGAGTGCGATTAAACCCTGGACCTAGGCAGAGACGGAAGTCAAAGCACAGACCCGTTACTGGGAACCAGATCTCTACTGACATGACAgggatggcatgatgcttggcACCCTTAGCAGTTCTACGGATGCCGCTCTCCAAAACTGGTGTATAATTATCAAAGCAAGCTCACCAAACTCTGCCACTGCAGAAGCTAAGGGCTGTAAGCATCCATGTCACAGTGTTTCTAGGGTTTAAAGTTTTGGGGATGAAAAGCTGCTTATcgcgccggggggggggggggggggatttcaatATTTCAAACACCAGGAGAGTCATTCACCTTGGACTAAGCCAGCAGTCCATAGGCTAACTGTACACAATGAGGGCCGTAAcaaatctgcccccccccccccccccatgagcaCCTCAAATGCATGGATAAAACTGAGACACAATTCTTTTTTCAGAATATctcatatttttgttttgtgtaaCGTTAACTAAACATTTGTGCAAGTACTGAAAAAAGGAATTGGTACTTTTAATTCTTCGATTGGTCTGCGCTGAGTTTGAAGTGCTCGCTGTCCAAATGCCACCTGTGTGGCCTGCAAAAATACACTTATACaaacataaaaatacattttatttattgctaCTCAGTTCGGCTCCTTAGGACATATGgcaataaaaataacatttacTGAACCATGCAGAGGTGGTTTTAACTATTTCCCCCCCCAAAGTCCATTTTTACAGGTCTTTGTTTTTAATACCAAGCTATCAGCAATACAGAATGATGCATTTTTGCACTCCAGGTATCtgctgaaatacatcagatGATCTTTTTCGTGTCAGTCAAGAAAGTCCTTGTCATGGTCCAAACTGCTCAGCAGCTCGTCCAACCTCCATGTCTGTAATGGATTGCAATAGTTTACTTGGAAACGCAGGCTGGCCAGTATTTTGCTCATTACTAAGCTGCAAACCAGTTAAACAGCAGGATGTAGCGTGAAGCCAACTTGTCAGAAGGTAGGACAGATTGTTCCTTCTGGAATGGAGTAACTGAGCCGCACATACCTCTGGATTAAGCTTACTATGGTATGCGCTAATTTACCATGGGCTCTAGCCTCCTGAATGATTTTcaagtaatattaaaaaaagaagTTAACATAACAAAAAACATCACTACCTCCCATATGAACTGGTTGAAcgttggaagaaaaaaaacatgctgtgtGGCTTTAA contains these protein-coding regions:
- the LOC125746195 gene encoding metal transporter CNNM3 isoform X2, whose product is MVVGSVGLRFLLMILFSCGFGFGTYGQQAPEVLGLRLEEPKTGVSMKGRDVSAPYGVSFRLRLFGFYLVNGTWPWVAFAEATRETNTDPCEEESRRTSAEFQVSDFQAADNHSGLITVQTKKSISPALDGEQKSNPKYHKLCILKGVNWVSVGTERLHIVENSSEPFLPVWGYALCIVLLIIACSVFKILKLSLLWLDPLELYVLHSCGSEEEKRAAKRLEPLRRRGNFLICSLLFICALGHAALGILFYHVLGCIVSAIFACGALIFLVAELLPHIVCSGYGFQLAPNMTWIAQICMVLTCPLSCPLGLLLDLILRRDISTCNIREKTMEMIRTNVNDPYNEFVKEEFSRGALRTKTVEDILTPLKDCFMLPSTAVLDFGTMSEIMQSGYTRVPVYEEERSNIVEILYVKDLALVDPEDCTPMSTITKFYNHPLHFVFNDTKLDAMLEEFKKGNSHMAIVQKVNNEGEGDPFYEVLGLVTLEDVIEEIIKSEILDESDGYMETKVKRPLAPLEIALEPKCRQEDFSLFRMPDGEPRIRTSPQLLLATHRFLSREVELFGPQRVSEKVLFRLLQHPSVNQEVKFDPGNKLRPEHYLYTRNHPVDYFLLLLQGRVEVEIGKEALRFENGAFTYYGVSALTAPSSVHQSPVSTQHRSPRDPFELGEAASPSSYCPDYTVRALTDLQLIKVTRLQYLNALMASRVTQSPDPPEIKILPNSQTKLLNERNTNPGGKSKDSTAEEESHG
- the LOC125746195 gene encoding metal transporter CNNM3 isoform X1 is translated as MVVGSVGLRFLLMILFSCGFGFGTYGQQAPEVLGLRLEEPKTGVSMKGRDVSAPYGVSFRLRLFGFYLVNGTWPWVAFAEATRETNTDPCEEESRRTSAEFQVSDFQAADNHSGLITVQTKKSISPALDGEQKSNPKYHKLCILKGVNWVSVGTERLHIVENSSEPFLPVWGYALCIVLLIIACSVFKILKLSLLWLDPLELYVLHSCGSEEEKRAAKRLEPLRRRGNFLICSLLFICALGHAALGILFYHVLGCIVSAIFACGALIFLVAELLPHIVCSGYGFQLAPNMTWIAQICMVLTCPLSCPLGLLLDLILRRDISTCNIREKTMEMIRTNVNDPYNEFVKEEFSRGALRTKTVEDILTPLKDCFMLPSTAVLDFGTMSEIMQSGYTRVPVYEEERSNIVEILYVKDLALVDPEDCTPMSTITKFYNHPLHFVFNDTKLDAMLEEFKKGNSHMAIVQKVNNEGEGDPFYEVLGLVTLEDVIEEIIKSEILDESDGYMETKVKRPLAPLEIALEPKCRQEDFSLFRMPDGEPRIRTSPQLLLATHRFLSREVELFGPQRVSEKVLFRLLQHPSVNQEVKFDPGNKLRPEHYLYTRNHPVDYFLLLLQGRVEVEIGKEALRFENGAFTYYGVSALTAPSSVHQSPVSTQHRSPRDPFELGEAASPSSYCPDYTVRALTDLQLIKVTRLQYLNALMASRVTQSPDPPEIKILPNSQTKLLNERNTNPELPAHLSFFDKIENYC